GTCTCATGGTTCAAGTCCATTATATCGTCTCGGGGAAGCTTCGACAATTGGGGCGAAGCGGGGTTCCCTTTTTTCGCCGGAAAATCTATAATGAAAAACATTTTCCGGCGGAGGTGTCGAGGTTATGCTCAACGGTTTTCTGTTGATCCTGCCCATCATGTGCTGCATCATGACGGGCTGGATTTTAAAGCGCGCGGGGGTCTTGAACGACGAGGGCGGCGCGCAGATGGGGCGCGTCGTCTTTTATGTGGCCGCGCCCTGCTTGATATTCCGCATCACGCTGTCGCTCGGTTCCCGCGATTTTGACGACGTCAATTTCATTCTTGTGCTGTACGGCGGCTACCTGGGCATGATCCTCTGCGCCTGGCTGAGCGAGCGTTTCCGGCGCGGCGACGCACGGCGCAAAGCGGCCTCGGTGATGATGGCGGTCCGCTCGAACAACATGTTTATGGGCATGCCGGCCGTGATCATGCTCTGGGGTGAAAGCGCGCTCGAATATTACGGGCGTTTCATGGCGCTTTCCGTGGCGGGCTTTGAAATTTTTTCTGCCCTCAGCGGCCTGATCGTGCTTCACGGCGGCCTGAAAAAGGATTCTCTGCGGCGCGTTCTCCGCTCGTTCTCCCGCAATCCCGTGGTGCTCAGCATCGCGCTGGGAGCGCTGTGGAATGTGGGCGTCGGCCTGCCTCTGCCGCGCTGGCTCGACCTGTCGCTGAAGATCCTCGGCGACCTCGGTACCGGGCTGGCGCTGGTAACGCTGGGCATGAAGCTCAAGCCCGGGGAGCTGCGGCGCGATCTGCTTCAGGTCTGGCCCGACGTGATCGTGCGCCTGCTCGTTTCGCCGCTGATCCTCGTGCTGGGTTTCAGATTTTTCCCGGCTCGGCCCGAGATGGTGAAAACCTGTATCCTCGTCATGGCCATGCCGGTGGCCATGAACACGTTTCCAATGGCCGAAGCCATGGGCATGGACGGCGATTACACGGCCCGCGCCGTCATGGTCAGCACGATGCTGTCGGTGCTGACGCTGCCGCTGGTGATTCGCTTCCTGTTATGAGTCTAAAAAAAGAAGGCTCTGCGAAAAGAAGTCTGGCGGTTACGTTCCGATTCGGGTAAAATGAGTGACAGCATTCCGAGGAATGAAAGTTCCGGGAAGGAGACCTTCTAAAATGAAAGATATCGAGCACGCGTCAATTAACGGTGTGGAGATCCACAATCTGGCCGAGCAGGACAACGACGAGAGCCTTCTGTATTCCGGCGAGCTGTGGGTTGAAGGAAAGCCGGCCGGCAGTTTCAGGGAGCTGAACGAGGACGAGATGCAGCTCGACATTGCCCCCGAGTTCGAACAGACGATGAACGACCGCATCTCCTCCTATCTTCAGGCGCTGACGGAAGACGAGGAAGGCGCGGAGAGCGAGGGCGAACTGTCCAGCGAGATCTTCTTCGAGGACCTGATCGAACTGGAGTTGTACCTCCAGGCCTTCAAGGACGGGGTCAAGGAGGGCTACGGCTGTCTGCTCGTCAATTACACCGACGAGGGCGTGGACGTTTTCAGCGTGGAGAGCGAGGACGAGGTGGAAAACATCGCCCGCGAGAACAACCTCACCGACTTCCAGACCTTTTACGAGCCCGAACACTTCATCATCGACTGCTGAGCCGCGGATCGAAAAAAATCCCCGCGCGGAGGAAATTTTTATCCTCCGGCGCGGGGATTTTTTCGTTGCGCAGCGGCCGCTTTTTCGCCGCGGTCTTTCCCGGACGGTCCGATACGCCGGGGAACCGGGCGCGGCTTCATGCCGCCGTAGAAATAAGCCTCGCTGCGGTCGCTTTCGAATCCGTCGGCCATGGACGTTCGTCTCCTTTCGCCCGAAAATTTCTCACTCGGCGCTGCGCCGATTATTGTAGGGCATTGTATAATGAAAAGCAAAATGCGCGCGGTACGATTTCGCCGCGCAGACCTGTCTGTGAGGAGGCTGGGAAATGTTTAACGCGTTTTTCCCCGACGGAAAGAGCGTGTCGTGCGACGCGCCGGCAAGCGGCGAGGAACTGCTGCGTCGCTCGAGCGGCGCTCAAAGCGGCGTGCCGGTGGTGGCGTGGCACGTCAATCATTATCTGCGGCCGCTGAACTGGATCGTGGACAAGGACGCCCGGGTCAGCTGGGTCGATCTCGCCTCGTCGGAGGGCGTGAGCGTCTTTCAGAGCTCGCTGAGTTTCGTGCTGACCATCGCGGCCCGCCGCGTGCTGGGGCGCGGCCTGCGCGTCACCCATTCCATTTCCGAGGGCACGTTCTGGGAAGTTGTGCCCCGTCCGGGAGAACGGCGCGACGGCGAAGACGAGGAG
The nucleotide sequence above comes from Pyramidobacter porci. Encoded proteins:
- a CDS encoding AEC family transporter is translated as MLNGFLLILPIMCCIMTGWILKRAGVLNDEGGAQMGRVVFYVAAPCLIFRITLSLGSRDFDDVNFILVLYGGYLGMILCAWLSERFRRGDARRKAASVMMAVRSNNMFMGMPAVIMLWGESALEYYGRFMALSVAGFEIFSALSGLIVLHGGLKKDSLRRVLRSFSRNPVVLSIALGALWNVGVGLPLPRWLDLSLKILGDLGTGLALVTLGMKLKPGELRRDLLQVWPDVIVRLLVSPLILVLGFRFFPARPEMVKTCILVMAMPVAMNTFPMAEAMGMDGDYTARAVMVSTMLSVLTLPLVIRFLL